In a single window of the Bacillus mycoides genome:
- a CDS encoding GDP-mannose 4,6-dehydratase — MNYKPLDNSKVYLVTGAAGFVGYFLSKKLLEQGCQVIGIDNINDYYDVNLKYARLEQLKPYEKFTFIKGDISDKDMITKLFEEYKPNIVVNLAAQAGVRYSIENPDVYIQSNVIGFYNILEACRHFPVDHLVYASSSSVYGANKKVPFEETDFVDNPVSLYASTKKSNELMAHTYSHLYKIPATGLRFFTVYGPMGRPDMAYFGFTDKYFAGDSIKIFNNGDFENDLYRDFTYIDDIVEGIQRLLSNPPKGDVEHKVFNIGNNNPEKLMVFIETLEKVLGKALGREVTFEKVFEPIKPGDVPATYASTDLLQKAVDFKPETSIEKGLQEFANWYVKYYTVK, encoded by the coding sequence TTGAATTACAAGCCTCTAGATAATAGTAAAGTATACCTTGTTACTGGAGCGGCAGGTTTTGTTGGATATTTCTTATCTAAGAAATTATTAGAACAAGGTTGCCAAGTAATAGGTATCGATAATATAAATGATTATTATGATGTAAATCTTAAATATGCTCGTTTAGAGCAACTGAAACCGTATGAGAAATTTACTTTTATTAAAGGTGATATTTCTGATAAGGATATGATTACTAAGCTTTTTGAAGAGTACAAACCAAATATTGTAGTGAATTTGGCTGCGCAAGCTGGTGTGAGATATTCAATTGAAAATCCGGATGTATACATTCAAAGTAATGTTATTGGTTTCTATAATATTCTTGAAGCATGTAGACATTTCCCGGTTGATCATCTTGTATATGCATCATCGAGTTCTGTTTATGGAGCAAATAAAAAGGTTCCTTTCGAGGAAACAGATTTTGTAGATAATCCAGTATCACTTTATGCATCTACTAAGAAATCAAATGAACTAATGGCTCATACGTATAGTCACTTGTATAAAATTCCTGCTACTGGGCTTCGCTTCTTTACGGTGTATGGTCCAATGGGACGTCCAGATATGGCTTACTTTGGTTTTACTGATAAGTATTTTGCTGGTGATTCAATCAAAATATTTAATAATGGTGATTTTGAAAATGATCTATATCGTGATTTTACTTATATAGATGATATTGTTGAGGGGATCCAACGTCTTTTAAGTAATCCACCTAAAGGCGATGTTGAACATAAAGTATTCAATATTGGAAATAATAATCCTGAAAAACTAATGGTATTTATCGAAACATTAGAGAAAGTACTAGGTAAAGCTTTAGGAAGAGAAGTGACATTTGAAAAGGTATTTGAGCCTATCAAACCAGGAGATGTACCGGCTACTTATGCATCAACTGATTTATTACAGAAGGCAGTAGATTTTAAACCTGAAACTTCTATAGAAAAAGGCTTACAGGAGTTCGCTAATTGGTATGTAAAATACTATACAGTAAAATAA
- a CDS encoding O-antigen polysaccharide polymerase Wzy, whose amino-acid sequence MKHSKMRNSGNVISFPLLINVLLVALLVILSSISLLFFSTNEVVTLIPIAITALFIIRRIILIIFHKVPTLDIWAIFTYTSILIFIYSPLYHLITHQPIANNLPSDFTNLIAIIAWTSLPVIPLFYFGSYIRKNIKWRIKKEAFKNEEIKVPNISFIAFVYILVGFSANMIIESGIGLGVLTGTLYVLNDFFSVGLIFLYFNWASKVAKKDKNVKFLGLIYLLVIVVLISLFNLDRGSRFFILVYAFWGLYIYVNYLNKKFNITKLIIITIILIPLLTQYKLFKYAEYNTDYLVDSNYRKSIQNQYEQLTPGYTIATDLGRYYIWMLYYKELQPNGNIDYQHGKTYVDAALTMLPSWIVPNKPPGMIALSHDAESGRGFYEQYRPTTAKIGGFWAESYVNFGFLGIWTLAIIFGYFLEVINEVINRNKFGSITPVVAGLLVTFGAEFLLHDSRLILWHVAKDLFLIFPLIIYVKFKKKRFNT is encoded by the coding sequence ATGAAACACAGTAAAATGAGAAATAGTGGGAATGTAATTTCATTTCCACTATTAATTAATGTATTACTCGTAGCTCTACTTGTAATACTTAGTTCAATATCACTTTTGTTTTTTAGCACCAATGAAGTAGTTACTTTAATCCCGATTGCAATTACAGCTTTATTTATCATTCGAAGAATAATATTAATAATTTTTCATAAGGTACCCACTTTGGATATTTGGGCTATTTTTACGTATACTTCGATACTAATTTTTATCTATTCTCCATTGTACCATCTAATAACGCATCAGCCGATTGCGAATAATTTACCATCTGATTTTACAAACCTAATAGCTATTATTGCTTGGACTTCATTACCGGTGATACCATTGTTTTATTTTGGGAGCTATATTAGAAAAAATATTAAATGGAGAATAAAAAAAGAAGCTTTTAAGAATGAAGAAATAAAAGTACCTAATATTTCTTTCATCGCTTTTGTTTATATACTGGTTGGTTTTAGTGCAAATATGATTATAGAGTCAGGGATAGGCTTAGGTGTATTAACGGGTACCCTTTATGTTTTAAATGATTTTTTTAGTGTAGGGTTAATATTTTTATATTTTAACTGGGCTAGTAAAGTTGCTAAGAAAGATAAAAACGTAAAGTTTCTGGGGCTAATATATTTACTAGTTATTGTGGTCTTAATTTCTTTATTTAACTTAGATAGAGGTAGCAGGTTCTTCATTCTAGTTTATGCATTTTGGGGATTATATATCTATGTAAATTATTTAAATAAAAAATTTAATATTACAAAGTTAATAATAATTACAATTATATTAATACCATTACTTACACAATATAAGTTATTCAAGTATGCGGAATATAATACCGATTATTTGGTAGATAGTAATTACCGAAAGTCTATTCAAAACCAATATGAACAATTGACACCTGGTTACACAATTGCTACAGATTTAGGGCGCTATTACATTTGGATGTTATATTATAAGGAATTGCAACCCAATGGTAATATTGATTACCAGCATGGAAAGACTTATGTTGATGCTGCTTTAACTATGTTACCTAGTTGGATTGTACCTAATAAGCCCCCGGGTATGATTGCTTTGTCTCATGATGCAGAATCTGGTAGAGGATTTTATGAACAATATAGGCCTACTACAGCAAAAATAGGAGGATTCTGGGCAGAAAGTTATGTGAACTTTGGATTTTTAGGGATATGGACTTTAGCAATTATATTTGGCTATTTCCTAGAAGTTATAAATGAAGTAATAAATAGAAATAAATTTGGGAGTATTACACCGGTTGTAGCAGGTTTGTTAGTTACATTTGGTGCGGAATTTTTACTGCACGATTCAAGGTTAATATTATGGCATGTTGCAAAGGATTTGTTTTTAATCTTTCCATTAATAATATATGTGAAATTTAAGAAAAAGAGGTTTAATACATGA
- a CDS encoding LytR family transcriptional regulator produces MKKKILFWILGIIGVLIIGGGVYAYNVYSKVSSTLNEVHKPLKRDQGNKQEEKINKSEPVSILLLGADERGEDKGRSDSLMVITLNPKNNSMKTLSIPRDTYTEIVGKGKSDKINHAYAFGGVDMSVATVEKFLGVPINYYIEVNMEGFKDIVDAVGGVDVNNDLEFSLEGKHFQKGNIHLTGDQALAYTRMRKEDPRGDFGRQMRQRQVMQAVIKKGANLSSLANYGDVLTAIQKNVKTNLTQDQMFDMQKNYKNCLQNSEDIQIPGDGHKAADGIWYYYVPDAAKQDLTNKLKANLELK; encoded by the coding sequence ATGAAAAAGAAAATTCTATTTTGGATATTAGGAATCATAGGAGTACTAATTATAGGTGGAGGAGTATACGCTTATAATGTATATTCTAAAGTCTCAAGTACATTAAATGAAGTTCATAAACCTTTAAAGCGTGATCAAGGTAACAAACAAGAAGAAAAAATTAATAAATCTGAACCTGTTTCAATCCTGTTGCTAGGTGCAGATGAACGCGGTGAAGATAAAGGGCGTTCTGATTCTTTAATGGTCATTACTTTAAATCCGAAAAACAATTCTATGAAGACGTTAAGTATCCCTCGTGATACGTATACGGAAATTGTAGGTAAAGGAAAAAGTGATAAAATTAATCATGCTTACGCATTTGGTGGCGTGGATATGTCTGTCGCAACAGTCGAAAAATTCTTAGGTGTGCCTATTAATTACTACATAGAAGTTAATATGGAAGGATTTAAGGATATTGTTGATGCTGTGGGCGGTGTTGATGTAAATAATGATTTAGAATTCTCTCTTGAAGGAAAGCACTTCCAAAAAGGGAATATTCATTTAACAGGTGATCAAGCTTTAGCGTATACTCGTATGCGTAAAGAAGATCCACGTGGTGACTTCGGTCGTCAAATGCGTCAACGCCAAGTGATGCAAGCAGTTATTAAAAAAGGTGCAAACTTATCTTCTTTAGCAAATTATGGAGATGTACTTACAGCAATCCAAAAGAACGTGAAAACAAACTTAACACAAGATCAAATGTTTGATATGCAAAAGAATTATAAGAATTGCTTGCAAAATAGTGAAGATATTCAAATCCCAGGTGACGGACATAAAGCAGCTGACGGTATTTGGTATTACTATGTTCCGGACGCAGCGAAGCAAGATTTAACAAATAAATTAAAAGCAAATCTTGAGCTAAAATAA
- a CDS encoding glycosyltransferase family 4 protein produces MKIIFAISSQYYESEDGVWTTTSYNNTMWDEYLKSFDEIFVLAPLKKVNELPTGCKRADNKNVKFIDSSAIKKKDAIGIIKVRNKINLLVKSLDGGILHSPSFEAELAFSALKKYKKPYVVESRGEQSMHEGFLKARGIPFAKFVKQIFLKMHMRHLEGAYGCIYVSDTLKERYAPKNIIKAAVISDLRLPDSFIKTPRVWEQTSEPFKIINVGNLSPYKDQRTLIKALHFIIKNFNYNIQLNMVGKGPLESELKQFVKELELEQYVKFHGFVPWGEELFSLYDQNDLFVLSSLTEGMPRVVLESLARGLPVVSTEVSGSIEILPKECIAPVGDYKTLAQAIRRLMESPSLLSELSNLGINEIKNYREDILKEKKINYFNEFKEAFKVDGD; encoded by the coding sequence ATGAAAATAATTTTTGCTATAAGTTCACAATACTATGAAAGTGAAGATGGGGTTTGGACAACGACATCATATAATAATACGATGTGGGATGAATATCTTAAAAGTTTTGATGAAATTTTTGTCTTAGCTCCATTAAAAAAAGTAAATGAGCTTCCAACTGGATGTAAAAGAGCTGATAATAAGAATGTCAAGTTTATTGACTCATCTGCTATTAAAAAAAAGGATGCAATTGGTATAATAAAGGTGAGAAATAAGATTAATTTATTAGTTAAATCATTAGATGGTGGGATATTGCATAGCCCATCATTTGAAGCGGAGTTAGCGTTTAGTGCTTTAAAAAAATATAAAAAGCCTTATGTTGTTGAAAGTAGAGGCGAGCAATCAATGCACGAAGGCTTTTTAAAAGCTAGAGGTATTCCTTTTGCCAAGTTTGTAAAGCAAATTTTTCTAAAAATGCATATGAGACATCTTGAAGGGGCATACGGATGTATTTATGTTTCTGATACTTTAAAAGAAAGATATGCGCCAAAAAATATAATTAAAGCAGCAGTAATAAGTGATTTAAGATTACCAGATTCCTTTATTAAAACACCAAGGGTTTGGGAGCAAACTTCAGAACCTTTTAAAATAATTAATGTAGGTAATTTAAGTCCTTATAAGGATCAAAGAACTTTAATAAAGGCGCTTCATTTTATTATAAAAAACTTTAATTATAATATTCAATTAAATATGGTGGGGAAGGGTCCCCTTGAATCAGAATTAAAACAGTTTGTAAAAGAGTTGGAACTAGAACAATATGTAAAATTCCATGGTTTTGTACCATGGGGGGAGGAACTTTTTAGTTTATATGATCAAAATGATTTATTTGTTCTATCTTCTCTTACAGAAGGTATGCCAAGGGTAGTACTTGAATCGTTAGCAAGGGGATTACCGGTAGTATCAACAGAGGTTTCTGGATCAATTGAAATTTTGCCTAAAGAGTGTATAGCTCCTGTTGGTGACTATAAGACATTAGCTCAAGCAATTAGAAGATTAATGGAATCTCCTTCTTTACTAAGTGAACTTTCTAATTTAGGAATTAATGAGATTAAGAATTATAGAGAGGACATTTTAAAAGAGAAAAAAATAAACTACTTTAATGAATTTAAAGAAGCTTTTAAGGTGGATGGAGATTGA
- a CDS encoding glycosyltransferase family 2 protein produces MKEPLVSIIIPSYNPGRLIEFAVKSVENQTYTNKEIIIIDDGSTDGTLEWLENNKERFKYVTQKNSGASSARNKGVNIATGDFIAFLDADDIWLPNKLEKQMGIFKEEQDISFVFSNGLIIHDDIEVDSIILENHEKVFDLYTLPPKIIDFDWNFRIHSVPTSSLIVRKDDFIKVGGFPTLIQGEDFALIQLLLAYNKGYAFKEPLMCYRRHQNNTSSSIQKVSMKKRMGKILNKDLARIILFNILKENNHPIPKIINKYRVYPVPCRMLALFIWRFRYGANKNKVKRDIINYLTGRA; encoded by the coding sequence ATGAAAGAGCCATTGGTTAGTATTATAATACCAAGTTATAATCCAGGACGATTAATAGAATTTGCGGTGAAAAGTGTAGAAAACCAAACATATACAAACAAAGAAATTATCATTATAGATGATGGTTCAACGGATGGGACGCTAGAGTGGTTAGAAAATAATAAGGAAAGATTTAAATATGTTACTCAAAAAAATAGTGGAGCTTCTAGTGCAAGAAATAAAGGTGTAAATATTGCTACCGGAGATTTTATTGCTTTTCTTGATGCTGATGATATTTGGCTTCCTAATAAACTTGAAAAACAAATGGGAATTTTTAAAGAGGAACAGGATATTTCTTTTGTATTTTCAAACGGCTTAATAATACATGATGATATTGAAGTAGATAGTATAATTTTGGAGAATCATGAAAAAGTATTTGATTTATACACTTTACCGCCAAAAATAATAGATTTTGATTGGAATTTTCGTATTCATTCAGTGCCTACTAGTAGCCTTATTGTAAGGAAAGATGATTTTATTAAGGTGGGTGGATTTCCTACCTTAATTCAGGGAGAAGATTTTGCCTTAATACAATTATTATTGGCTTATAATAAAGGTTATGCTTTTAAGGAACCTTTAATGTGTTATAGGAGACATCAGAATAATACAAGTTCGTCTATACAAAAGGTATCTATGAAAAAAAGGATGGGGAAAATTTTAAATAAGGATTTGGCAAGAATTATATTGTTCAATATTTTAAAAGAAAATAATCATCCAATACCAAAAATTATTAATAAATATAGGGTTTATCCAGTCCCTTGTAGAATGCTTGCTTTGTTTATTTGGAGATTTAGGTATGGTGCAAACAAAAATAAAGTAAAACGGGATATTATTAATTATTTAACGGGAAGGGCTTGA
- a CDS encoding glycosyltransferase family 4 protein — protein MKKVLILANNDVGLYKFRKELMQELVKEYKVYISLPDGEFIHQLKEIGCEFINTPISRRGTNPITDVKLFMNYKKIIKEVKPDVVLTYTIKPNVYGGLACRMAGIPYVCNITGLGTAVENDGILQKVTLFLYKNALKDATCVFFQNESNKTFFSTKKVVKGKSRLIPGSGVNLNYYPILEYPLDKEVNFLFIARVMREKGIDQYLDAAKYIREKYPNTIFHILGFCEGEYEEKLKIMQEKGIIQYHGMQSDIREFHKISHCTIHPTYYPEGMSNVLLESAACGRPIITTDRSGCREIVEHGENGLIVKQKNSQDLIEKIERFLSMDWQDKKNMGLAGRKKVEKEFDRNIVLNAYLDVINSVQK, from the coding sequence ATGAAAAAGGTTTTAATATTAGCAAATAACGATGTCGGTTTATATAAATTTAGAAAAGAGCTTATGCAAGAATTAGTGAAAGAATATAAAGTTTATATTTCACTCCCAGATGGTGAATTTATACATCAATTAAAGGAAATAGGATGTGAGTTCATTAATACACCAATCAGTAGAAGGGGTACTAATCCGATAACCGACGTAAAATTATTTATGAACTATAAAAAGATTATTAAAGAGGTAAAACCTGATGTGGTGTTAACCTACACAATAAAGCCTAACGTATATGGCGGTCTAGCTTGTAGGATGGCAGGTATTCCTTATGTATGTAATATTACTGGTCTTGGAACAGCGGTAGAAAATGATGGGATATTACAGAAAGTCACTTTATTTCTATATAAAAATGCCCTAAAAGACGCGACATGTGTATTCTTTCAAAATGAATCAAATAAAACCTTTTTTAGTACAAAAAAGGTTGTTAAGGGGAAATCAAGATTAATACCAGGATCTGGTGTTAATCTTAATTATTATCCCATACTGGAATATCCATTGGATAAAGAGGTTAATTTTTTATTTATTGCTCGTGTAATGAGGGAAAAAGGTATTGATCAATATTTAGATGCTGCTAAATACATAAGAGAGAAATACCCAAATACTATATTTCATATTTTAGGATTTTGTGAAGGTGAATATGAAGAAAAATTAAAGATAATGCAGGAAAAAGGGATAATTCAGTATCATGGAATGCAAAGTGATATAAGAGAGTTCCATAAAATTTCTCATTGTACTATTCATCCTACATATTATCCAGAAGGTATGTCTAATGTATTACTCGAAAGTGCTGCTTGTGGAAGGCCTATTATTACCACTGATAGAAGTGGCTGTCGGGAAATTGTGGAACATGGAGAAAATGGTTTAATTGTCAAACAAAAGAATAGTCAGGACTTAATAGAAAAAATAGAGCGCTTTTTAAGTATGGATTGGCAGGATAAAAAGAACATGGGCTTAGCGGGTAGAAAGAAAGTTGAAAAGGAATTTGATAGAAATATTGTTCTGAATGCTTATCTAGACGTAATAAACAGTGTACAGAAATAA
- a CDS encoding UDP-glucose dehydrogenase family protein: protein MYKIAVAGTGYVGLVAGVCFAEVGHQVTCVDIDEKKVDLMKSGVSPIYEAGLEELMQKNYAAGRINYTTNYKSVYKDADAIFIGVGTPEQADGSANLLYIATVAKQIAESIEKDCLVVVKSTVPIGTNDKVEQFIQDFLVNDVKVEVASNPEFLAQGSAVHDTLYAERIVIGTESKWAEGVLMNLYKPFHLPIVSVNRRSAEMIKYASNDFLALKISYMNDIANLCELVGADIQDVAKGMSFDERIGSKFLNAGIGFGGSCFPKDTKALEYLARQHGYELRIVKATIDVNKDQKTLLYKKASQRLITFSGLKVAVLGLTFKPGTDDLREAASLENIPLLLEQGADIYAFDPVGASNFAKVYPEGKNKNGNITYVANVEQALEGANVCFIFTEWGEVKELAPENYKKLMRTPLVYDGRNIYDVSAMQEAGIEYHSIGRKATSRECMRESDYIELQASR from the coding sequence ATGTACAAGATAGCGGTAGCAGGAACAGGTTATGTTGGTCTAGTGGCAGGTGTATGTTTTGCTGAAGTTGGGCATCAAGTAACTTGTGTTGATATTGATGAAAAGAAAGTAGATTTAATGAAATCAGGTGTTTCACCAATCTATGAAGCTGGTTTAGAGGAATTAATGCAAAAAAATTATGCTGCTGGCAGAATTAATTATACAACTAATTATAAATCAGTATATAAAGATGCAGATGCGATTTTTATTGGTGTAGGAACTCCAGAACAAGCTGACGGTTCTGCAAATCTTTTATATATTGCAACTGTTGCAAAGCAAATTGCTGAAAGTATAGAAAAAGATTGCCTTGTTGTTGTAAAGTCAACTGTTCCGATTGGAACGAACGATAAAGTAGAGCAGTTTATTCAGGACTTTTTAGTTAATGATGTGAAAGTAGAAGTTGCATCGAATCCAGAATTTTTAGCTCAAGGTTCTGCTGTTCATGATACGTTATATGCAGAAAGAATTGTCATTGGTACAGAAAGTAAATGGGCTGAAGGAGTATTAATGAATCTTTATAAACCGTTTCATTTACCTATCGTTTCAGTAAATAGACGATCAGCTGAAATGATTAAATACGCTTCTAATGATTTTCTTGCCCTCAAAATTTCTTATATGAATGATATTGCAAATCTTTGTGAATTAGTTGGTGCGGATATCCAAGATGTTGCAAAAGGTATGAGTTTTGATGAGCGTATTGGAAGTAAGTTTTTAAATGCGGGCATCGGTTTTGGGGGATCATGTTTCCCTAAAGATACAAAAGCATTAGAATATTTAGCGAGACAACATGGTTACGAATTAAGAATAGTAAAGGCTACAATTGATGTGAATAAAGATCAAAAGACTTTATTATATAAAAAAGCTAGCCAAAGGTTAATTACTTTTAGTGGTTTAAAAGTAGCGGTACTAGGACTGACGTTTAAACCTGGAACAGATGATTTAAGAGAAGCTGCGTCTCTTGAAAATATCCCTTTACTATTAGAACAAGGTGCAGATATTTATGCGTTTGATCCAGTAGGTGCAAGCAACTTTGCTAAGGTATATCCAGAAGGTAAAAATAAAAATGGTAATATTACATATGTTGCTAATGTTGAACAAGCTTTAGAAGGTGCAAACGTCTGCTTTATTTTTACAGAATGGGGAGAAGTGAAAGAATTAGCTCCAGAAAATTATAAGAAGTTAATGAGAACGCCCCTAGTATATGATGGAAGAAATATTTATGATGTTTCAGCGATGCAAGAAGCTGGGATAGAGTATCATTCTATCGGAAGAAAAGCTACAAGTAGAGAATGTATGAGGGAGTCGGATTATATTGAATTACAAGCCTCTAGATAA
- a CDS encoding acyltransferase produces the protein MKKLRGREKAKKFQFFLRIVIGIWSLFPRKVLYSLLVLNRNLPGYLGLGIRYTIFKVLCKSCGENVLIGPGVYFFKLENLVVGDNVSFHPLCYIDATGGVEIQKDVSIAHNCTIVSFEHDYTSGTIYRDNPVISNPISIGSNVWLGAGVRVLSGTIIENNVVIGAGSIVKGKINKDSLYVGVPAKKIKEI, from the coding sequence TTGAAAAAGTTGAGAGGAAGAGAAAAAGCAAAGAAATTCCAATTTTTTTTAAGAATAGTGATAGGAATTTGGAGTTTGTTTCCAAGGAAAGTATTGTATTCTTTATTAGTGTTAAATCGAAACTTGCCAGGATATTTAGGATTAGGCATAAGATATACTATATTTAAGGTTTTATGTAAATCTTGTGGGGAGAATGTTTTAATTGGACCTGGAGTATATTTCTTTAAGCTAGAAAATTTAGTAGTAGGAGATAATGTTAGTTTTCACCCTTTATGTTATATTGACGCTACTGGTGGAGTAGAAATACAAAAAGATGTTTCGATTGCACATAATTGTACTATTGTTTCCTTTGAACATGATTATACATCTGGAACTATATACAGAGATAATCCAGTAATCTCTAATCCCATTAGTATAGGCTCTAATGTTTGGTTAGGGGCAGGGGTAAGGGTTTTATCAGGAACGATTATTGAAAATAATGTTGTTATTGGTGCTGGTTCGATTGTTAAGGGAAAGATCAATAAAGATTCATTATATGTTGGGGTACCAGCTAAAAAGATAAAAGAGATTTAG
- the galE gene encoding UDP-glucose 4-epimerase GalE, protein MSSILVCGGAGYIGSHAVKKLIDEGLSVVVVDNLQTGHEDAITEGAKFYKGDLRDKGFLRDVFKQENIEAVMHFAADSLVGVSMEKPLQYYNNNVYGALCLLEVMDEFKVDKFIFSSTAATYGEVDVDLINEETVTNPTNTYGETKLAIEKMLHWYSQASNLKYKIFRYFNVAGATPNGIIGEDHRPETHLIPLVLQVALGQREKIMMFGEDYNTPDGTCIRDYIHVEDLVAAHFLGLKDLQNGGESDFYNLGNGNGFSVKEIVEAVREVTNHEIPAEVAPRRAGDPARLVASSQKAKEKLGWNPQYVEVKIIIEHAWNWHQKKPHGYEK, encoded by the coding sequence ATGAGTTCAATTTTAGTATGCGGTGGAGCTGGTTACATCGGTTCTCACGCTGTAAAAAAATTAATAGATGAAGGCCTATCTGTAGTAGTAGTTGATAATTTACAAACTGGGCATGAAGATGCGATTACAGAGGGTGCAAAGTTTTATAAAGGAGACCTTCGTGATAAAGGTTTTCTAAGAGATGTTTTTAAACAAGAAAATATTGAGGCGGTTATGCATTTTGCAGCTGATTCTTTAGTTGGCGTTAGTATGGAGAAACCTCTTCAATATTATAATAATAATGTGTATGGTGCACTTTGCTTGCTAGAAGTAATGGATGAGTTCAAAGTAGATAAGTTTATCTTCTCTTCTACTGCAGCAACTTACGGTGAGGTAGATGTTGATCTTATTAATGAAGAGACGGTAACAAATCCAACGAATACGTATGGAGAGACGAAGTTAGCGATTGAAAAGATGCTTCATTGGTATAGCCAAGCTTCTAATTTAAAGTATAAGATTTTCAGATACTTTAATGTAGCTGGTGCAACGCCAAACGGTATTATTGGTGAAGATCACCGTCCCGAGACGCATCTTATTCCTTTAGTTTTACAAGTAGCTTTAGGACAACGTGAGAAGATTATGATGTTTGGCGAAGACTATAATACACCAGATGGTACTTGTATTCGCGATTATATTCATGTCGAAGATTTAGTAGCAGCTCATTTCCTTGGTCTTAAAGACTTACAAAACGGCGGGGAAAGTGATTTCTACAACTTAGGAAATGGAAATGGGTTTAGCGTTAAAGAAATCGTTGAAGCTGTTCGTGAAGTTACGAATCATGAAATCCCAGCAGAAGTAGCACCAAGGAGAGCGGGAGATCCAGCACGTCTAGTTGCTTCTTCACAAAAGGCGAAAGAGAAATTAGGATGGAATCCACAGTATGTAGAGGTTAAAATAATTATTGAACATGCTTGGAATTGGCATCAGAAGAAACCTCATGGCTATGAGAAGTAA
- a CDS encoding oligosaccharide flippase family protein has product MINSKSMLLKVISVFMGSAFFMASQFLIIIILARLGNAEVVGEFGLMLAITGPVYMFFTMQIRNKVTSEESNSSAYIEIVILNVILATIISLGICFITKASSDVTQLVFIYLLAKNVQLVSELVYGILQQQEKLHEVGFSNFIKGISSTFLFFIFYYFTRDILLATLSIGLSWLVTLLIYDISKINMNKKRNIKDYLKLPDDMKKVSYLYRALLPLGIISLLYSLNTNITRYFITYYTDTEQLGYFTALSYLMIAGNTLVGAIGQSFCNKLSRYSDRESKSDFNKLFNKLVVFGLMLGLVSTLLTFYLGEFLLYILFGSDYIEYSSLLTLLMAATIFRYPAEFMGYATIATKTYKNELPQLIFMLIATCICAFLLIPIWGLYGAAVTLLVGSCITAIGRFVIILRVNKESERKVSYETQ; this is encoded by the coding sequence ATGATTAATTCTAAGTCTATGTTACTTAAGGTTATATCGGTTTTTATGGGATCAGCATTTTTTATGGCATCACAATTTTTAATAATAATAATATTGGCGAGACTAGGTAATGCTGAAGTTGTAGGAGAGTTTGGGTTAATGCTAGCGATTACAGGTCCTGTATACATGTTTTTTACGATGCAAATTAGAAATAAAGTTACTAGTGAAGAAAGTAACTCATCTGCGTATATTGAAATTGTAATTTTAAATGTAATATTAGCAACTATAATATCCTTAGGTATTTGTTTTATTACAAAAGCTAGTTCTGACGTAACACAATTAGTATTTATCTACTTGTTAGCAAAAAATGTTCAATTAGTTTCCGAATTAGTTTATGGTATTTTGCAACAACAAGAAAAACTTCATGAAGTAGGATTTTCAAATTTTATAAAAGGTATTTCATCAACTTTTTTGTTTTTTATTTTTTATTATTTCACAAGAGATATTTTATTGGCCACTCTTAGTATAGGATTATCATGGTTAGTAACGCTTTTAATATATGATATTTCTAAAATTAATATGAATAAGAAGAGAAATATTAAAGATTACTTGAAATTACCTGATGATATGAAAAAGGTTAGTTATTTATATAGGGCTCTGTTACCTTTGGGGATTATCTCACTTCTATATTCATTAAATACAAATATAACTAGATATTTTATTACTTATTATACTGATACAGAACAATTAGGTTATTTTACAGCCCTCTCGTATCTAATGATAGCGGGAAATACCCTCGTTGGGGCGATAGGGCAGTCGTTTTGCAATAAATTATCTCGTTATAGTGATCGGGAGTCAAAAAGTGATTTTAATAAATTATTTAATAAACTAGTTGTCTTTGGCTTGATGTTAGGCCTGGTAAGTACATTATTGACCTTTTATCTTGGAGAGTTCTTATTGTATATTCTTTTTGGATCAGATTATATCGAATATTCTTCGCTTTTAACTCTTTTAATGGCAGCGACTATTTTTAGATATCCTGCTGAGTTTATGGGATACGCAACTATTGCTACTAAAACTTATAAGAATGAGTTACCTCAACTTATTTTCATGTTAATTGCAACATGTATTTGTGCATTTTTATTAATCCCGATATGGGGATTATACGGTGCTGCTGTTACATTACTTGTAGGCTCTTGTATTACTGCGATTGGAAGATTTGTAATAATTTTAAGAGTGAATAAAGAAAGTGAAAGGAAAGTAAGTTATGAAACACAGTAA